Below is a window of Lentimicrobium sp. L6 DNA.
ACCCAGTACCCAGTACCCAGTACCCAGTACCCAGTACCCAGTACCCAGTACCCAGCACCCAGCACCCAGCACCCAGTACCCAGTACCCAGTACCCAGCACCCAGAAACCAAGTATTTAAGCAATAATAAATTTCTATTGTAATCAGTTCATTTCTTACTATTTTTGCGGCTTATTAAAATATACTATGGGAAGAAGAGGAAGAAGACGTCCGAATCCACAATTCGAGAATGTGGAGATATTGAAATTAGCAGCTGAAGGAAAATCATTGGCGAAAGTTGATGATAAAGCGCTTTTTGTACCATTTACAGTGCCCGGCGATGTGGTTGATGTACAAGTCACCAAGAACCGTAAAGCTTATATGGAAGGCAAAGCCATTCGATTCGAAAAGAAATCGGATATGCGAGTAGAGCCCAAGTGTGAGCATTTTGGAACCTGTGGAGGTTGTAAATGGCAAATGATTTCCTATGAGGAACAATTGAAATTAAAGCAACAGCAAGTACAAGATAATTTAGAGCGTTTAGGCGATTTCGATATGCCAGAAATGGAAGCCATTTTACCTAGTGAAAAGCAATACTTCTATCGCAATAAGATGGAATTTACTTTTTCCAATCGTATATGGCTCACCGAAGATTATTCCAAGGAAATGGATTTTTCTGAAATGAATATGAATGGAATCGGTTTTCACATGCCAGGTATGTTTGATAGAATCTTAGATTTAAAAAACTGTTACCTACAAGAGGAGCCTAGTAATGAAATCCGTCTGAGCGTCAGGAAATATGCGCTGGAAAATAAAATTGGCCACTACCATCAAAGAGATCAAAAAGGATATTTAAGGAATTTATATGTGCGTACTTCGAGTACTGGTGACCTGATGGTGATTTTAGTGGTAGGAGAGGACGAGCCAGAGATTCTAAAGGGAATTTTAACTCATATTGCAGATAGCTTTCCACAGATTACTTCGTTGATGTATGTGATCAATCAAAAGATGAATACCATCATTACCGATTTAACTATCCAGCTTTTCAAAGGCAATCCTTACTATATGGAAGAGATGGAGGGTGTGAAGTTTAAGGTAGGCCCCGTTTCATTTTATCAAACCAATAGCGAACAAGCCTATGAGATGTATAAAGTAGCACGAGATTATGCTGGTTTAACTGGAGAAGAACTGGTTTATGACCTTTATACCGGAACCGGAACCATTGCTAATTTTGTGGCTAAAAATGCTAAGAAAGTAGTGGGAGTGGAGTATGTTCCAGAAGCCATTGCTGATGCCAAAGTCAATTCAGAAATCAACGGAATTGAGAATACGGTATTC
It encodes the following:
- the rlmD gene encoding 23S rRNA (uracil(1939)-C(5))-methyltransferase RlmD, whose translation is MGRRGRRRPNPQFENVEILKLAAEGKSLAKVDDKALFVPFTVPGDVVDVQVTKNRKAYMEGKAIRFEKKSDMRVEPKCEHFGTCGGCKWQMISYEEQLKLKQQQVQDNLERLGDFDMPEMEAILPSEKQYFYRNKMEFTFSNRIWLTEDYSKEMDFSEMNMNGIGFHMPGMFDRILDLKNCYLQEEPSNEIRLSVRKYALENKIGHYHQRDQKGYLRNLYVRTSSTGDLMVILVVGEDEPEILKGILTHIADSFPQITSLMYVINQKMNTIITDLTIQLFKGNPYYMEEMEGVKFKVGPVSFYQTNSEQAYEMYKVARDYAGLTGEELVYDLYTGTGTIANFVAKNAKKVVGVEYVPEAIADAKVNSEINGIENTVFYAGDMAEVLDRDFIEANGKPDVVITDPPRAGMHEKVVMQLLKTAPQKIVYISCNPATQARDITLMKNKYKVVKVQPIDMFPQTHHVENIVLLELI